In the Armatimonadota bacterium genome, one interval contains:
- a CDS encoding flavodoxin family protein, translating into MKVIGIQTSPNEDGLTATMARMALDGAAAAGAQVELVHLRKLNLEACRQCDDGWGRCRREGLCIIEDDLESVRQRIGAANAVVVSTPVYFGDVSEVAKSFLDRLRRCEIHTKDSTLKGTPVLSIAAAGGGGGGGPTCLVSLERYYGVLGWPVFDGLIVTRRSREYMLHAARAAGEKLVAHVEQEASIRGRAPAS; encoded by the coding sequence TTGAAAGTCATCGGGATACAGACATCGCCCAACGAAGACGGACTGACCGCCACGATGGCCCGGATGGCGCTGGATGGCGCTGCTGCGGCGGGGGCGCAGGTCGAACTCGTGCATCTGCGCAAGCTGAACCTCGAGGCGTGCCGGCAGTGCGACGACGGCTGGGGGCGCTGCCGGCGCGAGGGGCTGTGTATCATCGAGGACGATCTCGAGAGCGTGCGTCAGCGCATCGGCGCGGCGAACGCGGTCGTCGTCAGCACACCCGTCTACTTCGGCGACGTCAGCGAGGTCGCGAAGTCGTTCCTCGACCGCCTGCGGCGCTGCGAGATTCACACCAAGGACTCGACGCTCAAGGGCACGCCGGTGCTGTCCATCGCGGCCGCTGGCGGGGGCGGCGGCGGCGGCCCGACCTGCCTGGTGAGCCTGGAGCGCTACTACGGGGTGCTCGGCTGGCCGGTCTTCGACGGCCTCATCGTCACCCGCCGCAGCCGGGAGTACATGCTCCACGCCGCCCGCGCCGCGGGGGAGAAGCTGGTCGCGCACGTCGAACAGGAAGCCTCAATAAGGGGCAGAGCACCTGCAAGTTAG